Proteins from a single region of Bos javanicus breed banteng chromosome 7, ARS-OSU_banteng_1.0, whole genome shotgun sequence:
- the LOC133251833 gene encoding olfactory receptor 7A17-like → MIPGNDTQDSEFLLQGLSMKPELQPLIFGLFLLMYLITGLGNLLIILAVSSDSYFHTPMYFFFSNLSFVDICFTTTTILKMLINIQSQRKAISYEGCISQMYFYMLFAVLDDFLLTMMAYDRYVAICHPLHYTVIMNPRLCGLSVLLSWIISTLLSLLETLLVLRLSFCTDLEIPHFFCEIKQIAQLACDDTLLNDTIMYFTAVLFGGGPLAGILYSYSKIIFSIHGISSPQGKYKAVSICASHLSVVSLYYCSGLGVYLSSATAPHNSHSSATASVMYTVVTPMLNPFIYSLRNKDIKRALKRVIHMVVINREIVLGLKKHS, encoded by the coding sequence ATGATACCAGGAAATGATACACAAGAttcagaatttcttcttcagGGATTATCAATGAAACCAGAGCTACAGCCCCTCATATTTGGGCTTTTCCTCTTAATGTACCTGATCACTGGGCttggaaacctgctcatcatTCTGGCTGTCAGTTCAGACTCCTActtccacacccccatgtacttcttcttctccaacctgtcctttgtaGACATCTGTTTCACCACCACAACAATCCTAAAGATGTTAATTAATATACAGAGCCAGAGAAAAGCTATATCCTATGAAGGCTGCATCAGTCAGATGTATTTTTACATGCTCTTTGCAGTGCTGGATGATTTTCTTCTGACCATGATGGCCTATGACAGgtatgtggccatctgccaccccctgCACTACACAGTCATCATGAACCCTCGACTCTGTGGACTTTCAGTTCTGCTATCCTGGATCATTAGTACTCTGCTTTCCTTGTTAGAAACCTTACTTGTGTTACGGCTGTCTTTCTGTACAGATTTGGAAATCCCTCACTTTTTCTGTGAAATCAAGCAGATTGCCCAACTTGCCTGTGATGATACGCTTCTTAATGATACCATTATGTATTTTACAGCAGTGCTGTTTGGTGGTGGTCCCCTGGCTGGTATCCTTTACTCTTACTCTAAGATAATTTTCTCCATACATGGAATCTCATCACCTCAGGGGAAATATAAAGCAGTCTCCATCTGTGCATCTCACCTCTCAGTTGTCTCCTTATATTATTGTTCAGGCCTGGGAGTGTACCTTAGCTCTGCTACTGCTCCCCACAACTCTCATTCAAGTGCAACAGCCTCTGTGATGTACACCGtggtcacacccatgctgaaccccttcatctacagtctcagaaacaaagacataaaaagagCTCTGAAAAGAGTCATTCACATGGTAGTTATAAACAGGGAAATTGTTCTGGGTTTGAAGAAGCATTCTTGA